A genome region from Ralstonia solanacearum K60 includes the following:
- a CDS encoding MFS transporter: protein MHTHNPNESKARAIFRVVSGNFLEMFDFMVYGYYAKAIADTFFPAGNEFLSLMLSLMTFGAGFLMRPLGALILGAYIDRHGRRAGLILTLMLMACGTLLIAAVPGYNTIGLAAPLLVLIGRLLQGFSAGGEPGGVSVYLSEIATPGRKGFFVSWQSGSQQVAVMFASLLGVLLSSVLSPKSMGEWGWRVPFLIGCLIVPFLFFIRRSLRETEEFEQRKHRPTLSEIFRSMGENWRLAGAGTLLAVMTTVAFYLITAYTPTFGRNVLHMSEFDSMIVTLCVGASNLFWLPVMGSLSDRIGRRTPLLVFSAVTLLTAYPAMMWLIGAPSFGRLLAVELWLSFLYAGYNGAMIVTLTEIMPPALRTTGFSLAYSLATAIFGGFTPAIATGLIHATGNKAMPGLWLSFAAICGLVATLTVVKPQPRAATLDPLLEP, encoded by the coding sequence ATGCATACCCACAACCCCAACGAATCCAAAGCCCGCGCCATCTTCCGGGTCGTCAGCGGCAACTTCCTAGAGATGTTCGACTTCATGGTCTACGGCTACTACGCCAAGGCCATCGCGGACACCTTCTTCCCGGCCGGCAACGAGTTCCTCTCGCTGATGCTGTCGCTGATGACCTTCGGCGCCGGCTTCCTGATGCGGCCGCTGGGTGCGCTGATCCTGGGCGCCTACATCGACCGCCACGGCCGCCGCGCCGGCCTGATCCTGACGCTGATGCTGATGGCCTGCGGCACGCTGCTGATCGCGGCGGTGCCGGGCTACAACACCATCGGCCTGGCCGCACCGCTGCTGGTGCTGATCGGCCGCCTGCTGCAAGGATTCTCGGCCGGTGGCGAGCCGGGCGGGGTGTCGGTCTACCTGTCGGAAATCGCGACGCCGGGCCGCAAAGGCTTCTTCGTGAGCTGGCAGTCGGGCAGCCAGCAGGTGGCGGTGATGTTCGCCTCGCTGCTGGGCGTGCTGCTGTCGTCGGTGCTGTCGCCCAAGTCAATGGGCGAATGGGGCTGGCGCGTGCCGTTCCTGATCGGCTGCCTGATCGTGCCGTTCCTGTTCTTCATCCGCCGCTCGCTGCGCGAGACCGAGGAGTTCGAGCAGCGCAAGCATCGCCCGACCCTGAGCGAGATCTTCCGCTCGATGGGCGAGAACTGGCGCCTGGCCGGTGCGGGCACGCTGCTGGCCGTGATGACCACGGTGGCGTTCTACCTGATCACCGCGTACACGCCGACCTTCGGCCGGAACGTGCTGCACATGTCGGAATTCGACAGCATGATCGTCACGCTGTGCGTGGGGGCCTCCAACCTCTTCTGGCTGCCGGTGATGGGCTCGCTGTCCGACCGCATCGGCCGCCGTACCCCGCTGCTGGTCTTCAGCGCGGTGACGCTGCTGACCGCCTACCCGGCCATGATGTGGCTGATCGGCGCGCCGTCGTTCGGCCGCCTGCTGGCGGTGGAGCTGTGGCTGTCGTTCCTGTACGCCGGCTATAACGGCGCCATGATCGTCACGCTGACCGAAATCATGCCGCCGGCACTGCGCACCACCGGCTTCTCGCTGGCCTACAGCCTGGCAACCGCGATCTTCGGCGGCTTCACCCCGGCCATCGCCACCGGGCTGATCCACGCTACCGGCAACAAGGCCATGCCGGGCCTGTGGCTGTCCTTCGCCGCCATCTGCGGCCTGGTCGCCACGCTGACCGTGGTCAAGCCGCAGCCCCGTGCCGCCACGCTGGATCCGCTGCTCGAGCCGTAA
- a CDS encoding MFS transporter, translating to MHTHNPNESKARSIFRVVSGNFLEMYDFMVYGYYAKAIADTFFPADNEFLSLMLSLVTFGVGFLMRPLGALILGAYIDRHGRRAGLIVTLGLMACGTLLIALVPGYNTIGLAAPLLVLIGRLLQGFSAGVELGGVSVYLAEISTPGRKGFFVSWQSASQQVAVMFAALLGVLLSFQLSPKEMGEWGWRVPFLVGCLIVPFLFIIRRSLQETEEFKQRKHRPALGEIFRSMGENWRLVGAGTLLVVMTTVSFYLITAYTPTFGKSVLHLSNLDSLIVTLCVGASNFIWLPVMGSVSDRIGRRPLLITFTALTLLTAYPAMQWLIAEPSFGRLLAVELWLSFLYGSYNGAMVVTLTEIMPPAVRTTGFSLAYSLATAIFGGFTPAIATWLIHATGNKAMPGLWLSFAAICGLVATLTVVKPAGRHVHTVTA from the coding sequence ATGCATACCCACAATCCCAACGAATCCAAGGCCCGTTCCATCTTCCGGGTGGTCAGCGGTAACTTCCTGGAGATGTACGACTTCATGGTCTACGGCTACTACGCCAAGGCCATCGCGGACACCTTCTTCCCGGCCGACAACGAGTTCCTCTCGCTGATGCTGTCGCTGGTGACCTTCGGCGTCGGCTTCCTGATGCGGCCGCTGGGCGCGCTGATCCTGGGCGCCTACATCGACCGCCACGGCCGCCGCGCCGGCCTGATCGTGACGCTGGGGCTGATGGCCTGCGGCACGCTGCTGATCGCGCTGGTGCCGGGCTACAACACCATCGGCCTGGCGGCGCCGCTGCTGGTGCTGATCGGCCGCCTGCTGCAAGGCTTCTCGGCCGGCGTGGAGCTGGGCGGGGTATCGGTCTACCTGGCGGAAATCTCGACGCCGGGCCGCAAGGGCTTCTTCGTGAGCTGGCAATCGGCCAGCCAGCAGGTGGCGGTGATGTTCGCCGCGCTGCTGGGCGTGCTGCTGTCGTTCCAGCTCTCGCCCAAGGAAATGGGCGAGTGGGGCTGGCGCGTACCGTTCCTGGTCGGCTGCCTGATCGTGCCGTTCTTGTTCATCATCCGCCGCTCGCTGCAGGAGACGGAGGAGTTCAAGCAGCGCAAGCACCGTCCGGCCCTGGGCGAGATCTTCCGCTCGATGGGCGAAAACTGGCGCCTGGTGGGCGCGGGCACGCTGCTGGTGGTGATGACCACGGTGTCGTTCTACCTGATCACGGCCTACACGCCGACCTTCGGCAAGAGCGTGCTGCACCTGTCGAACCTCGACAGCCTGATCGTCACGCTGTGCGTGGGCGCCTCCAACTTCATCTGGCTGCCGGTGATGGGCTCGGTGTCCGACCGCATCGGCCGCCGCCCGCTGCTGATCACCTTCACCGCGCTGACGCTGTTGACGGCCTATCCGGCCATGCAGTGGCTGATCGCCGAGCCGTCGTTCGGCCGCCTGCTGGCCGTGGAGCTGTGGCTGTCGTTCCTGTACGGCAGCTATAACGGCGCGATGGTGGTGACGCTCACCGAGATCATGCCGCCGGCGGTGCGCACCACGGGCTTCTCGCTGGCCTACAGCCTGGCAACCGCGATCTTCGGCGGCTTCACGCCGGCCATCGCCACCTGGCTGATCCACGCCACCGGCAACAAGGCCATGCCGGGCCTGTGGCTGTCCTTCGCCGCCATCTGCGGCCTGGTCGCCACGCTGACCGTGGTCAAGCCGGCCGGCCGCCACGTGCACACCGTGACCGCCTGA
- a CDS encoding AGE family epimerase/isomerase translates to MLPSFSTSVLPGTIELPDAAAALEAFARHYDDVLLPMWLGPGWNAQAGLCYEALAAEGNRLVPASTSRYRAMACARQLYTFARATVLSPRHAAVCAERAAALCHALDTRFRDTIHGGWLFAIDSALAPQDTTKDLYTHAFVLFAAAHWLAVSEDPRAAALMEEAHDVISRRFAHEGAVPLPVAAMEGTFAVPQAGVAQNPVMHLTEAYLAAAALPDAPAWAEAGVHALAEGMAARFIDARTGCIAELPVDRADTDNRIEPGHQFEWFYLVRAHADVFVRSEAGRQLADTLGRAVDTACRQGVRADTQGVCLSLELDGSVRDASQRIWAQTEYGRALSLCSETHGTLLASMLSLWSARFLHERGWHEVIDATGQCLRADMPSSTPYHITTFYEAVRAALAVHPIVVPQAVE, encoded by the coding sequence ATGCTTCCATCGTTCTCGACGTCCGTCCTACCTGGCACCATCGAACTGCCCGACGCGGCTGCCGCGCTGGAGGCATTCGCCCGCCACTACGACGATGTCCTGCTGCCGATGTGGCTCGGCCCCGGCTGGAACGCACAGGCCGGCCTGTGCTACGAGGCGCTGGCCGCCGAGGGCAACCGGCTGGTGCCGGCCTCCACCTCGCGCTACCGCGCCATGGCGTGTGCCCGGCAGTTGTACACGTTCGCCCGCGCGACCGTGCTGTCGCCGCGGCATGCCGCGGTCTGCGCCGAGCGCGCCGCTGCGCTGTGCCATGCGCTGGACACGCGCTTTCGCGACACGATCCACGGCGGCTGGCTGTTCGCCATCGACAGCGCGCTGGCGCCGCAGGACACCACCAAGGACCTGTACACGCACGCCTTCGTGCTGTTCGCCGCCGCGCACTGGCTGGCCGTCAGCGAGGATCCGCGCGCCGCTGCGCTGATGGAAGAAGCGCACGACGTCATCTCCCGTCGCTTTGCGCACGAGGGCGCCGTGCCGCTGCCGGTGGCCGCCATGGAGGGGACCTTCGCCGTGCCGCAGGCCGGCGTCGCCCAGAACCCGGTGATGCATCTGACCGAGGCCTACCTGGCCGCCGCCGCGCTGCCCGACGCGCCCGCCTGGGCCGAAGCCGGCGTGCACGCGCTGGCCGAAGGCATGGCCGCGCGCTTCATCGATGCGCGCACCGGCTGCATCGCCGAACTGCCGGTCGACCGGGCAGACACGGACAACCGCATCGAACCCGGCCACCAGTTCGAATGGTTCTACCTGGTGCGCGCGCACGCCGACGTCTTCGTCCGCTCCGAGGCCGGCCGGCAACTGGCCGATACCCTGGGCCGCGCGGTCGACACCGCATGCCGCCAGGGCGTACGCGCGGACACGCAGGGCGTCTGCCTGTCGCTGGAACTGGATGGCAGCGTGCGCGATGCCAGCCAGCGCATCTGGGCACAAACCGAATATGGACGCGCGCTGTCGCTGTGCAGCGAAACCCACGGCACGCTGCTGGCCAGCATGCTGTCGCTGTGGTCCGCGCGCTTCCTGCATGAGCGGGGCTGGCATGAGGTGATCGACGCAACGGGCCAATGCTTGCGCGCCGATATGCCCTCCAGCACGCCATACCACATCACAACTTTTTACGAGGCGGTCCGCGCTGCACTGGCGGTCCACCCGATTGTTGTACCCCAAGCTGTTGAGTGA
- a CDS encoding glucan biosynthesis protein, producing MHRRDLLKQLAAGFLALASGLTPTATPAVSLASASTEPFDEARLRQRARALAARPYHPRNAVLPPPLAGLGWDAYQSIGYRADHALWAGQRLPFEARFFHLGLFFKSPVRMHEVVDGQSRVIAYDPAMFDYGKSGLDHASLPADLGFAGFRLTTRADPTRDVAAFLGASYFRAVGGQWQYGMSARGLAIDTGLRRAEEFPDFTEFWLVRPAPQADTLRVYALLDSPSVAGVYRFDIRPGDTLAMDVQATLFVRKPIERLGIAPLTSMFLYGENDRTDRAGDRRSAARRWRAADWRPEIHDSDGLAIWRGSGEWIWRPLANPPALRSQRFADDGPRGFGLLQRDRNPDHYQDDGVFYEKRPSVWVEPLHGWGEGAVELVELSAADETFDNIVAFWRPAVAPQAGQELAFGYRLSWGAQPPAAPPLARVVATRTGIGGIVGQPRRYFSWRFVVDFAGGELGRLGGGAIEPVIRVSRGRVEIVSARPLASIDGVRAMFDLVPDADNAPIELRLTLQSGDRPLSETWAYQWTPPADRAV from the coding sequence ATGCACCGCCGCGATCTTCTGAAGCAGTTGGCCGCCGGATTTTTGGCTCTGGCGTCCGGGTTAACACCTACCGCTACACCGGCCGTATCGTTGGCATCCGCCAGCACGGAACCGTTCGACGAAGCCCGGCTGCGCCAGCGTGCCCGGGCCCTGGCCGCCCGGCCTTACCATCCGCGCAATGCGGTCTTGCCGCCACCGCTGGCGGGGCTCGGATGGGATGCTTACCAGTCGATCGGCTATCGCGCCGACCATGCCCTGTGGGCCGGGCAGCGTCTGCCGTTCGAGGCCCGCTTCTTCCACCTGGGCCTGTTCTTCAAATCGCCGGTGCGCATGCACGAGGTGGTCGACGGCCAGTCGCGCGTCATCGCCTACGACCCGGCCATGTTCGACTACGGCAAGAGCGGCCTGGACCATGCCTCGCTGCCCGCCGACCTCGGTTTCGCCGGCTTTCGGCTGACCACGCGCGCCGACCCGACGCGCGACGTCGCCGCGTTCCTTGGCGCCAGCTATTTCCGCGCGGTGGGCGGACAGTGGCAGTACGGCATGTCCGCGCGCGGGCTGGCGATCGACACCGGCCTGCGGCGCGCAGAAGAGTTTCCCGACTTCACCGAATTCTGGCTGGTGCGCCCCGCGCCGCAGGCCGACACGCTGCGCGTCTACGCACTGCTCGATTCGCCCAGCGTGGCCGGCGTCTACCGCTTCGACATCCGCCCCGGCGACACACTGGCGATGGACGTGCAGGCCACGCTCTTCGTGCGCAAGCCGATCGAGCGGCTCGGCATCGCACCGCTGACCAGCATGTTCCTGTACGGCGAGAACGATCGCACCGACCGCGCGGGGGACCGCCGGAGCGCGGCCCGCCGCTGGCGCGCTGCGGACTGGCGCCCGGAGATCCACGATTCCGATGGGCTCGCCATCTGGCGCGGCTCCGGCGAATGGATCTGGCGGCCGCTGGCCAACCCGCCCGCGCTGCGCAGCCAGCGCTTCGCAGACGATGGCCCGCGCGGTTTCGGCCTGCTGCAGCGCGACCGCAACCCCGATCACTACCAGGACGACGGCGTGTTCTACGAGAAGCGTCCCAGCGTCTGGGTCGAGCCTTTGCACGGCTGGGGCGAGGGCGCGGTGGAGTTGGTCGAGCTGTCCGCTGCCGACGAGACCTTCGACAACATCGTCGCCTTCTGGCGGCCGGCCGTGGCGCCGCAGGCCGGCCAGGAGCTGGCCTTCGGCTACCGGCTGAGCTGGGGCGCCCAGCCACCGGCGGCCCCGCCGCTGGCACGCGTGGTGGCCACGCGCACCGGCATCGGCGGCATCGTCGGGCAGCCGCGTCGCTACTTTTCCTGGCGCTTCGTGGTCGATTTCGCCGGCGGCGAGCTGGGTCGGCTCGGTGGCGGCGCCATCGAGCCCGTCATCCGCGTCTCGCGCGGGCGCGTGGAGATCGTTTCCGCCCGGCCGCTGGCCAGCATCGACGGCGTGCGCGCGATGTTCGACCTGGTGCCGGACGCCGACAACGCACCCATCGAGCTGCGGCTGACACTGCAATCCGGCGACCGGCCGCTGTCGGAGACCTGGGCGTACCAGTGGACCCCGCCGGCCGACCGGGCGGTGTAG
- a CDS encoding DUF1415 domain-containing protein: MPVSSPEFVLLDAPADALDLRSEAAAELVGHVQRWLEDAVIGLNLCPFAKAVHVKRQVRYAVSLATMDGDVLDHLRAEADMLRSRPASEIDTTLLIVPALADFFDFNSLTERAEAQLARAGFEGELQLASFHPDFVFADADPDDIANATNRAPAPILHLLREDSIARATAAVPDAADIYERNIATMERLGAEGWAAMAARFTPRRN; this comes from the coding sequence ATGCCCGTGTCCTCGCCCGAATTCGTCCTGCTCGATGCCCCCGCCGACGCGCTCGACCTGCGCTCCGAGGCCGCCGCCGAGCTGGTCGGCCATGTGCAGCGCTGGCTCGAAGACGCCGTGATCGGACTGAACCTGTGCCCGTTCGCCAAGGCTGTGCACGTGAAGCGACAGGTCCGCTACGCCGTGAGCCTCGCCACGATGGACGGCGACGTGCTCGACCACCTGCGCGCCGAAGCCGACATGCTGCGCAGCCGGCCCGCCAGCGAGATCGACACCACGCTGCTGATCGTCCCCGCGCTGGCCGACTTCTTTGACTTCAACTCGCTCACCGAGCGCGCCGAGGCCCAGCTCGCCCGGGCCGGCTTCGAGGGCGAGCTGCAGCTGGCGAGCTTCCACCCGGATTTCGTCTTCGCCGATGCCGATCCGGATGACATCGCCAACGCCACCAACCGCGCGCCGGCGCCGATCCTGCACCTGCTGCGCGAAGACAGCATCGCCCGCGCCACCGCGGCCGTGCCGGACGCGGCGGACATCTACGAGCGCAATATCGCAACGATGGAGCGGCTGGGGGCCGAAGGGTGGGCGGCGATGGCGGCGCGGTTTACGCCGCGCAGGAACTGA
- the glpK gene encoding glycerol kinase GlpK, which yields MEYLLALDQGTSSSRAIVFNRAGQIVASAQQEFPQHFPQPGWVEHDPLDIWNSQLATCRAALEQAKLTAADMAALGITNQRETTVVWERATGRPIFNAIVWQDRRTEAICERLRAEGLEDEVRKRTGLVIDPYFSGTKLRWILDHVGGARERAARGELAFGTIDSWLVWQLTRGRLHVTDVSNASRTLLWNIHTGQWDAELMRALDIHPSLLPEVHPSAHRFGQTDADWLGAPLTVGGIAGDQQSALFGQACFKPGMAKNTYGTGCFMLLNTGERAVESHNGLISTTACQSGAKRSYALEGSVFVGGAVVQWLRDGLRAIQRSADVEGLAASVPDSGGVVFVPSFTGLGAPYWDPTAQGAIVGLSRGTTIGHIARAALESIAFQSTALLQAMTRDAVSAISELRVDGGASANNLLLQFQADLLGIPVVRPEIIETTALGAAYLAGIATGFYRGEDEVAQQWRASRTFHPVISRDEAQHRMAQWETAVAQVRLPTTHGR from the coding sequence ATGGAATACCTCCTCGCGCTCGACCAGGGCACCTCCAGTTCGCGTGCCATCGTGTTCAACCGCGCCGGCCAGATCGTCGCCAGCGCCCAGCAGGAGTTTCCGCAGCATTTTCCGCAGCCCGGCTGGGTCGAGCACGATCCGCTCGACATCTGGAACAGCCAGCTCGCCACCTGCCGCGCCGCGCTCGAGCAGGCGAAGCTGACTGCCGCCGACATGGCCGCGCTCGGCATCACCAACCAGCGCGAGACCACCGTGGTGTGGGAGCGCGCCACCGGCCGCCCCATCTTCAACGCCATCGTCTGGCAGGACCGCCGCACCGAGGCGATCTGCGAACGGCTGCGCGCCGAGGGCCTGGAAGACGAGGTGCGCAAGCGCACCGGGCTGGTGATCGATCCGTATTTCTCGGGCACCAAGCTGCGCTGGATCCTCGACCACGTGGGCGGCGCCCGCGAACGCGCCGCGCGCGGCGAGCTGGCCTTCGGCACCATCGACAGCTGGCTGGTGTGGCAGCTCACGCGCGGCCGCCTGCATGTGACCGACGTGTCCAACGCCTCGCGCACCCTGCTGTGGAACATCCACACCGGCCAGTGGGATGCCGAACTGATGCGCGCGCTCGACATCCATCCGAGCCTGCTGCCGGAGGTGCACCCGTCCGCCCATCGCTTCGGCCAGACCGATGCCGACTGGCTGGGCGCGCCGCTCACCGTCGGCGGCATCGCCGGCGACCAGCAGTCGGCGCTGTTCGGCCAGGCCTGCTTCAAGCCGGGCATGGCCAAGAACACCTACGGCACCGGCTGCTTCATGCTGCTCAACACCGGCGAGCGCGCGGTCGAATCGCACAACGGGCTGATCAGCACGACGGCCTGCCAGAGCGGCGCGAAACGCAGCTACGCGCTGGAAGGCAGCGTGTTCGTCGGCGGCGCGGTGGTGCAGTGGCTGCGCGACGGCCTGCGCGCGATCCAGCGCTCGGCCGACGTGGAAGGGCTGGCCGCCTCGGTGCCGGACTCGGGCGGCGTGGTGTTCGTGCCGTCGTTCACCGGGCTGGGGGCGCCCTACTGGGACCCGACCGCGCAGGGGGCGATCGTCGGGCTGTCGCGCGGCACGACCATCGGCCATATCGCGCGGGCGGCGCTGGAGTCGATCGCGTTCCAGAGCACCGCGCTGCTGCAGGCGATGACGCGCGACGCGGTGTCGGCCATCTCGGAGCTGCGCGTGGACGGCGGCGCCTCGGCGAACAACCTGCTGCTGCAGTTCCAGGCCGACCTGCTCGGCATTCCGGTGGTGCGCCCGGAGATCATCGAGACCACGGCGCTGGGCGCGGCCTACCTGGCCGGCATCGCCACCGGCTTCTACCGGGGCGAAGACGAGGTCGCGCAGCAATGGCGCGCCTCGCGCACGTTCCACCCCGTCATCAGCCGCGACGAAGCGCAGCACCGCATGGCGCAGTGGGAGACAGCGGTGGCGCAGGTGCGGCTGCCGACCACGCACGGCCGCTGA
- a CDS encoding ABC transporter substrate-binding protein yields MKTSWRMTLRISAIALASALAAGAAHAGEAEAKKWVTTEFQPSTLSQDKQMAEMKWFIDAAAKLKARGVTEIHVVSETLDVHAYESKTLAKAFEEITGIKVKHDIMQEGDVVEKLQTSMQSGKSIYDGWISDSDLIGTHYRYGVVMPLSDYMAGEGKEFTNPGLDLKDFIGTSFTTASDGKLYQLPDQQFANLYWFRADWFARKDLQEKFKAKYGYDLGVPVNWTAYEDIANFFTNDVKELDGKRVYGHMDYGKKDPSLGWRFTDAWLSMAGSADKGIPNGLPVDEWGIRVEGCAPVGASVARGGATNSPAAVYALTKYIDWMKKYAPPEATGMTFNEAGPVPAQGHIAQQVFWYSAFTAPMTKPGPVVNTDGSPKWRMAPSPHGPYWKDGMQNGYQDVGSWTFFKSTPFERRSAAWLYAQFVTSKTVSLKKSVTGLTFIRDSDIHSDYFTKNAAKYGGLIEFYRSPARVAWTPTGNNVPDYPKLAQLWWKNVATAVTGEKTAQGAMDNLAKEMDQVMGRLQRAGMKNCSPRLNPEGDPAKWLSADHAPWKKLGNERPKGETVAYDKLLAAWKEGRVR; encoded by the coding sequence ATGAAAACATCCTGGCGCATGACGCTGCGGATCAGCGCGATCGCGCTGGCCAGTGCCCTGGCAGCGGGTGCCGCGCACGCGGGCGAGGCCGAAGCCAAGAAGTGGGTGACGACCGAATTCCAGCCCAGCACGCTGTCGCAGGACAAGCAGATGGCGGAGATGAAGTGGTTCATCGATGCCGCCGCCAAGCTCAAGGCCCGCGGCGTGACCGAGATCCACGTCGTGTCAGAAACGCTCGACGTGCACGCCTATGAATCGAAGACGCTGGCCAAGGCCTTCGAAGAAATCACGGGCATCAAGGTCAAGCACGACATCATGCAGGAAGGCGATGTCGTCGAAAAACTGCAGACCTCGATGCAATCCGGCAAGAGCATCTATGACGGCTGGATTTCCGATTCCGACCTGATCGGCACGCACTACCGCTATGGCGTGGTGATGCCGCTGTCGGACTACATGGCCGGCGAAGGCAAGGAATTCACCAACCCGGGCCTCGACCTGAAAGATTTCATCGGCACGAGCTTCACCACGGCCTCCGACGGCAAGCTGTACCAGTTGCCCGATCAACAGTTCGCCAACCTGTACTGGTTCCGCGCCGACTGGTTCGCGCGCAAGGACCTGCAGGAGAAGTTCAAGGCCAAGTACGGCTATGACCTGGGCGTGCCCGTCAACTGGACGGCCTATGAAGACATCGCCAACTTCTTCACCAACGACGTGAAGGAACTGGACGGCAAGCGCGTCTACGGCCACATGGACTACGGCAAGAAAGACCCGTCGCTGGGTTGGCGCTTTACCGACGCATGGCTGTCAATGGCCGGTTCCGCCGACAAGGGCATCCCGAACGGCCTGCCGGTCGACGAATGGGGTATCCGCGTGGAAGGGTGCGCTCCGGTGGGCGCCTCGGTGGCGCGCGGTGGCGCGACCAACAGCCCGGCCGCCGTGTACGCGCTCACCAAGTACATCGACTGGATGAAGAAGTACGCCCCGCCCGAGGCGACCGGCATGACCTTCAACGAGGCCGGCCCGGTGCCCGCGCAGGGCCACATCGCGCAGCAGGTATTCTGGTACAGCGCCTTCACCGCGCCGATGACCAAGCCGGGCCCGGTGGTCAACACCGATGGTTCGCCCAAGTGGCGCATGGCGCCGTCGCCGCACGGCCCGTACTGGAAGGACGGCATGCAGAACGGCTACCAGGACGTCGGCTCGTGGACGTTCTTCAAGTCCACCCCGTTCGAGCGCCGCTCGGCGGCCTGGCTGTACGCGCAGTTCGTCACGTCGAAGACGGTGTCGCTGAAGAAGTCGGTGACGGGCCTGACCTTCATCCGCGACTCCGACATCCACAGCGACTACTTCACCAAGAACGCGGCCAAGTACGGCGGCCTGATCGAGTTCTACCGCAGCCCGGCCCGCGTGGCCTGGACGCCGACCGGCAACAACGTGCCCGACTATCCGAAGCTGGCGCAGCTGTGGTGGAAGAACGTGGCGACGGCCGTAACGGGCGAGAAGACCGCGCAAGGCGCGATGGACAACCTGGCCAAGGAAATGGACCAGGTGATGGGCCGCCTGCAGCGTGCCGGCATGAAGAACTGCTCGCCCAGGCTGAACCCGGAGGGCGACCCGGCCAAGTGGCTGTCGGCCGATCACGCGCCGTGGAAGAAGCTCGGCAACGAGCGTCCGAAGGGTGAGACGGTGGCCTACGACAAGCTGCTCGCCGCCTGGAAGGAAGGCCGCGTGCGCTGA
- a CDS encoding DUF2160 domain-containing protein, with the protein MFSWMAWTPEVAIFFGCIALMLAGMTVWEVTRPTVERKGWLPIATTRGDRLFIGLLTAAYINLAWVGLASEETGAWGGFIASMVVLVLILWRG; encoded by the coding sequence ATGTTCAGCTGGATGGCCTGGACGCCCGAGGTGGCGATCTTCTTCGGCTGCATCGCGTTGATGCTGGCCGGCATGACGGTGTGGGAAGTGACCCGCCCCACCGTGGAGCGCAAGGGCTGGCTGCCGATCGCTACCACGCGCGGCGACCGCCTCTTCATCGGCCTGCTGACGGCCGCTTACATCAACCTGGCGTGGGTCGGCCTGGCGTCCGAAGAAACGGGCGCCTGGGGCGGCTTCATCGCCTCGATGGTGGTGCTGGTCCTGATCCTGTGGCGCGGCTGA
- a CDS encoding carbohydrate ABC transporter permease, whose product MPDQNGPKSRNERQRRIARAITLIVYVAFAVLPLYWMLSMSLKTNEETLAGFSIWPKLVTFDNYKIIFTDPSWYWGYINSILYVTMNTVLSTVVALPAAYAFSRYRFLGDKHLFFWLLTNRMTPPAVFLLPFFQLYSTVGLMDTHLGVALAHMLFNVPLAVWILEGFMSGIPREIDETAYIDGYSFPAFFLKIFLPLIKAGVGVTAFFCFMFSWVELLLARTLTSVDAKPITAVMTRTVSASGMDWGVLAAAGVLTIIPGALVIWFVRNYIAKGFAMGRV is encoded by the coding sequence ATGCCTGACCAAAATGGCCCAAAAAGCCGGAACGAACGCCAGCGCAGGATCGCGCGCGCCATCACGCTAATCGTGTATGTGGCCTTTGCGGTGCTGCCGCTGTACTGGATGCTGAGCATGTCGCTCAAGACCAACGAGGAGACGCTGGCCGGCTTCTCGATCTGGCCGAAGCTGGTCACGTTCGACAACTACAAGATCATCTTCACCGACCCGTCGTGGTACTGGGGCTACATCAACTCGATCCTCTACGTGACGATGAACACGGTGCTGTCGACCGTGGTGGCGCTGCCGGCGGCCTATGCCTTCTCGCGCTACCGCTTCCTGGGCGACAAGCACTTGTTCTTCTGGCTGCTGACCAACCGGATGACGCCGCCCGCGGTGTTCCTGCTGCCGTTCTTCCAACTGTATTCGACGGTGGGCCTGATGGACACCCACCTGGGCGTGGCGCTGGCGCACATGCTGTTCAACGTGCCGCTGGCAGTGTGGATCCTGGAAGGCTTCATGTCGGGCATCCCGCGCGAGATCGACGAGACGGCGTACATCGACGGCTACAGCTTCCCGGCCTTCTTCCTGAAGATCTTCCTGCCGCTGATCAAGGCGGGCGTGGGCGTGACGGCGTTCTTCTGCTTCATGTTCAGTTGGGTGGAGCTGCTGCTGGCGCGCACGCTCACCTCGGTCGACGCCAAGCCGATCACGGCGGTGATGACACGCACGGTGTCGGCCTCGGGCATGGACTGGGGCGTGCTGGCCGCGGCCGGCGTGCTGACGATCATCCCCGGCGCGCTGGTGATCTGGTTTGTGCGGAACTACATCGCGAAAGGCTTCGCGATGGGCCGCGTCTAA